A genomic region of Candidatus Eremiobacterota bacterium contains the following coding sequences:
- a CDS encoding succinylglutamate desuccinylase/aspartoacylase family protein, translated as MAFSVPPAYEELAAAWRALRPLGVRVREIACVGAPRTLLIAELGDASAPAISISAGVHGDEPAAPWALLSIVRDGLLDGRFAYRIWPCLNPSGYYAGTRFNADGDDVNRSFSRGGTTPEARAVLTANRDRRFVFALDLHEDYEADGCYVYEPLRPGFAPHFSPHVVRALDDAGVPVQDLDERFDLGAPSGHDPADFYRLTRGTVLVDYEAEMKLFAGLPGSLALMYRGTPAALTFESPLPRPWNVRIAAHRVAVTAALAVLPHVQDDTESSG; from the coding sequence GTGGCGTTCTCCGTCCCGCCCGCGTACGAGGAGCTCGCGGCGGCGTGGCGCGCGCTGCGTCCGCTCGGCGTGCGGGTGCGCGAGATCGCCTGCGTCGGCGCACCGCGCACGCTGCTGATCGCCGAGCTCGGCGACGCGAGCGCGCCGGCGATCTCGATCTCGGCCGGCGTGCACGGCGACGAGCCGGCCGCGCCCTGGGCGCTGCTGTCTATCGTGCGCGACGGGCTGCTCGACGGGCGCTTCGCGTACCGCATCTGGCCGTGTCTGAACCCGAGCGGCTATTACGCCGGGACGCGTTTCAACGCCGACGGCGACGACGTCAACCGCAGCTTCTCGCGTGGTGGAACGACGCCGGAAGCGCGCGCCGTCCTCACCGCCAACCGCGACCGCAGGTTTGTTTTCGCGCTCGACCTGCACGAAGACTACGAAGCCGACGGCTGCTACGTCTACGAGCCGCTCCGGCCCGGCTTCGCGCCGCACTTCTCCCCGCACGTCGTGCGCGCGCTCGACGACGCCGGCGTCCCGGTGCAAGACCTCGACGAACGGTTCGACCTGGGCGCGCCGTCCGGTCACGATCCGGCGGATTTCTACCGCCTCACGCGCGGCACCGTGCTGGTCGACTACGAAGCGGAGATGAAGCTGTTCGCGGGTCTGCCGGGCTCGCTTGCGCTCATGTACCGGGGGACGCCGGCCGCGCTGACGTTCGAGTCGCCGCTTCCGCGCCCGTGGAACGTGCGCATCGCCGCCCACCGCGTCGCGGTGACGGCGGCGCTGGCCGTCCTTCCACACGTTCAGGACGACACAGAAAGCTCAGGGTGA